A stretch of Zootoca vivipara chromosome 13, rZooViv1.1, whole genome shotgun sequence DNA encodes these proteins:
- the LOC118095352 gene encoding cardiotrophin-1-like has protein sequence MEVLSVPSHLSSSPPSRSQQEIALGIKNAHNLAINMQAGAKQLLADYMSIQDEPFTNASFNPPIEPFPGLPSPSLPASAWLDLSDAERLQQNAMAFSNLPEFLSAVKSQQEEINPDACDLHHQLTFSGLQCLGLSNHLASIMASMGLVPAPGTPAEPPGFGGSFFMKFSGYRVCRLYRDWVLRCEKDLALLAGRYPVPSL, from the exons ATGGAGGTGCTTTCAG TGCCAAGCCACCTTTCGTCATCGCCACCATCTCGCTCCCAGCAAGAAATCGCACTCGGGATCAAAAATGCACACAACCTGGCTATCAACATGCAGGCTGGCGCAAAACAGCTGCTAGCAGACTAC ATGTCTATTCAGGACGAACCCTTCACAAATGCCAGTTTCAACCCTCCCATCGAGCCCTTCCCAGGCCTGCCGTCGCCATCCCTTCCCGCCAGCGCCTGGCTGGACCTTAGTGACGCCGAGCGGCTGCAGCAGAACGCCATGGCCTTCTCCAATTTGCCAGAGTTCCTGTCCGCTGTCAAAAGCCAACAGGAGGAGATCAACCCCGATGCCTGCGACCTGCACCACCAGCTCACGTTTTCGGGCCTGCAGTGCCTTGGTCTGTCAAACCACCTTGCATCCatcatggcctccatgggccttGTACCTGCTCCGGGGACGCCGGCTGAGCCGCCGGGATTTGGCGGCTCCTTTTTCATGAAATTTTCCGGCTACCGCGTTTGCCGTCTCTACCGGGATTGGGTCCTCCGTTGCGAAAAGGACCTGGCCCTCCTGGCTGGCAGATACCCTGTCCCCTCGCTCTGA
- the BCL7C gene encoding B-cell CLL/lymphoma 7 protein family member C produces MSGRAVRAETRSRAKDDIKKVMAAIEHVRRWEKRWVTVGDTSLRIYKWVPIVDPRDEEKRRLAGNSEQQRTKERRARMPSPRRNPALLMLDLNDENSNQSSISETSLLKGGDTSPSSTLDRSQTVTPTPLGELKAEDSQPPLLGQEGESGVMLLEGTDEPPMLTKEEPDSKMSETQDTAGPTKPAKEAFEVPTPEAEQPPEAPPLKRMRSEAQDSESSQPSDA; encoded by the exons ATGTCTGGACGTGCGGTTCGAGCTGAGACACGCAGCCGGGCGAAAGATGACATCAAGAAAGTGATGGCAGCCATCGAGCATGTCCGCAGATG GGAAAAGCGATGGGTGACGGTTGGGGACACATCTCTTCGGATCTACAAGTGGGTACCTATTGTGGACCCCCGAGATGAG GAGAAAAGGCGGCTGGCAGGCAACAGCGAGCAGCAGCGGACCAAAGAGCGAAGAGCCCGCATGCCCAGCCCTCGGAGGAACCCAGCCCTCCTCATGCTGGACCTCAATG ACGAGAACAGCAATCAGAGTTCCATTTCGGAGACCTCCTTGCTGAAAGGCGGGGACACCAGCCCCAGCTCCACCCTGGACCGCAGCCAGACCGTAACTCCCACCCCACTAGGGGAGCTCAAGGCGGAGGACTCTCAGCCTCCTTTGCTGGGGCAGGAAGGAG AATCCGGAGTGATGCTTCTGGAGGGGACAGATGAACCTCCCATGCTTACCAAAGAAGAGCCGGATTCCAAGATGTCAGAGACCCAG GATACAGCAGGCCCCACAAAGCCCGCAAAGGAGGCCTTCGAAGTACCAACGCCTGAGGCAGAACAGCCGCCCGAGGCTCCGCCATTGAAGCGCATGCGCAGTGAGGCCCAAGATTCCGAGTCCAGCCAGCCCTCAGATGCTTAA